One stretch of Chloroflexota bacterium DNA includes these proteins:
- a CDS encoding ion transporter, with amino-acid sequence MADDRGGEAKGQVGVAAGRATDVGPYQLFILALSLFVLFALAIQSTTELEPGTRTILEYADFGVCLLFLADFVLSLARAPNRLAYLARWGWIDLLSSVPALDQLRWGRAARVLRVLRVLRGVRASKILSGFILQRRSESAFLAVALLSIVLLVSGSIAVLQFEVGAEGANIKSAEDALWWAITTITTVGYGDRYPITTEGRILAAGLMVAGVGLFGTFTGFVASWFLEAPAAQQTHDLDEIRADLAALRALIEHRSTEPEVQKPVTPRAGPT; translated from the coding sequence GTGGCAGACGACCGAGGCGGCGAAGCAAAAGGACAAGTGGGAGTAGCGGCCGGGCGCGCGACCGACGTCGGCCCGTACCAGCTTTTCATCCTCGCGCTATCGCTGTTCGTCCTCTTCGCGCTCGCGATCCAGTCGACGACGGAGCTGGAACCCGGAACGCGGACCATCCTGGAGTACGCCGACTTCGGCGTCTGCCTGCTTTTCCTCGCCGACTTCGTTCTGAGCCTCGCCCGCGCGCCTAACCGGCTCGCATACCTCGCGCGATGGGGCTGGATCGACCTGCTATCAAGCGTGCCGGCACTCGATCAGCTGAGATGGGGCCGCGCCGCCCGCGTTCTCCGCGTGCTCCGCGTCCTGCGCGGCGTCCGCGCGTCCAAGATTCTGTCCGGGTTCATTCTGCAGCGCCGCTCCGAGAGCGCCTTCCTCGCCGTCGCGCTGCTCTCGATCGTCCTTCTCGTAAGCGGGAGCATCGCGGTCCTTCAGTTCGAGGTCGGCGCGGAGGGCGCGAACATCAAGAGTGCCGAGGACGCCCTTTGGTGGGCCATCACGACCATCACGACGGTCGGGTACGGCGACCGCTATCCGATTACGACGGAAGGGCGCATCCTCGCGGCGGGTCTCATGGTCGCTGGCGTGGGTCTCTTCGGGACGTTCACCGGATTCGTCGCCTCGTGGTTTCTGGAGGCACCGGCTGCCCAGCAGACGCACGACCTTGACGAGATTCGGGCGGATCTCGCCGCACTCCGCGCGCTGATCGAACACCGCAGCACCGAGCCCGAGGTGCAGAAGCCGGTCACTCCACGAGCCGGCCCCACCTAG
- a CDS encoding HNH endonuclease signature motif containing protein produces MLTGRAGFVAVVAIALLAAPTGASAGSWVHGYTRRDGTYVSPHYRRSPGSGTPRTPTYHPPATTTFGTTTKRSPAATGAFQRSHPCPSTGKTSGACPGYVIDHITPLKRGGADSPWNMQWQTTEAAKQKDKWE; encoded by the coding sequence GTGCTGACGGGACGGGCGGGATTCGTCGCGGTCGTCGCGATCGCCCTACTCGCCGCACCGACGGGCGCCTCTGCCGGCAGCTGGGTCCACGGGTACACGCGGCGGGACGGTACGTACGTGTCGCCCCACTACCGCCGAAGCCCAGGCAGCGGGACGCCGCGAACGCCGACGTACCATCCGCCCGCGACCACGACGTTCGGGACGACAACGAAACGCAGCCCCGCGGCGACGGGCGCTTTTCAGCGGTCGCACCCGTGCCCGTCGACCGGGAAGACGAGCGGCGCGTGCCCCGGCTACGTCATCGACCACATCACACCGCTCAAGCGGGGAGGTGCAGACTCACCGTGGAACATGCAGTGGCAGACGACCGAGGCGGCGAAGCAAAAGGACAAGTGGGAGTAG
- a CDS encoding transposase, with amino-acid sequence MRTASADKSYDAASFTGVLQSVGVTPHVAQNTTNRRSSIDGRTTRHASFAVSQRCRKRVEKIFGSMKVIGGLRKTRYRGVERTGLWAYLVATAYNPVRMVKLQPDTRATASIDAALRRPTGSRSLPRAERFPTRHGSGCVRMDQPESPPPVAGFVRLSVRVTLSLDCSVDNRH; translated from the coding sequence GTGAGAACTGCGAGTGCCGACAAGAGCTACGACGCGGCCTCGTTCACCGGCGTTCTCCAGAGCGTCGGGGTGACGCCGCACGTGGCGCAGAACACGACGAACCGGCGCTCGTCGATCGACGGGCGAACGACGCGTCATGCGAGCTTCGCGGTGAGCCAGCGATGCCGCAAGCGGGTCGAGAAGATCTTCGGGTCGATGAAGGTGATCGGCGGCTTGAGGAAGACGAGGTATCGCGGAGTCGAGCGGACGGGCCTGTGGGCGTACCTTGTCGCAACGGCCTACAACCCGGTCCGGATGGTGAAGCTGCAGCCGGACACGCGAGCGACAGCATCGATTGACGCCGCCCTCAGGCGCCCCACCGGATCCCGCTCCCTGCCCCGAGCAGAGAGATTCCCCACCCGACATGGCTCCGGCTGCGTCAGAATGGACCAACCCGAATCGCCGCCACCGGTGGCAGGATTCGTCCGCCTTTCGGTCCGAGTGACCCTTTCCCTCGATTGTTCCGTGGACAATCGCCATTGA